Part of the Mycolicibacterium mageritense genome is shown below.
GTACGTCGGGCACCGGCGCCGATGTCGACAAGGTCAGGGCGGCAACCGAACTGGTGCGCAAGCGTGAACCCGAGCTGCTGGTCGAGGGGCCCATCCAGTACGACGCCGCGGTGGAACCTTCGGTGGCCAAGACCAAGATGCCCGATTCGCCCGTGGCCGGGCAGGCCACGGTGCTGATCTTCCCGGATCTCAACACCGGCAACAACACCTACAAGGCCGTGCAGCGCTCGGCGGGCGCGATCGCCATCGGCCCGGTGCTGCAGGGGCTCAACAAACCGGTCAACGACCTGTCCCGTGGCGCGTTGGTCGAGGACATCGTCAACACCGTGGCCATCACGGCGATTCAGGCGCAGGGGCAGGAGCAGCGATGACCGTACTGGTGATCAACTCCGGCTCGTCGTCGCTGAAATACGCGGTGGTGAAACCGGATACCGGAGAATTCCTGGCCGACGGCATCGTCGAGCGGATCGGGGAGGGGCCGATCGCCGACCACGACGCGGCGCTGCGCGCCGCGTTCGACGCGCTCGCGGCCGAGGGCCTGCACCTCGACGAGCTCGGCCTGGTCGCGGTCGGGCACCGGGTGGTGCACGGCGGCCAGACCTTCTACCGGCCCACCGTGATCGACGACGCCCTGGTGGCCAAACTCGAAGAGCTGTCTCCGCTTGCCCCGCTGCACAATCCGCCGGCGTTGCTCGGTATCCAGGTGGCCCGCAAGCTGCTGCCCGAGCTGCCGCACATCGCGGTGTTCGACACCGCGTTCTTCCATGACCTGCCCGAGGCGGCGTCGACCTACGCGATCGACCATGACCTCGCGCAGCAGTGGAAGATCCGCCGCTACGGCTTCCACGGCACGTCGCACGAATACGTCAGCCGGCAGGCCGCCGAGTTCCTGGGCAAGCCCCACGATTCGCTGAATCAGATTGTGCTGCACCTGGGTAACGGGGCGTCGGCGTCGGCGCTCTCCGGCGGCCGGCCCGTCGACACGTCGATGGGGCTGACGCCCATGGAGGGTCTGGTGATGGGCACGCGCAGCGGTGACGTCGACCCCGGCGTCATCATGTACCTGTGGCGCACCGCGGGGATGAGTGTCGAGGAGATCGAGACGCTGCTCAACCGCCGGTCCGGCGTGCTGGGAGTGGGTGGCCAGAACGACTTCCGCAAGCTGCACGAGCTCATCGAATCCGGCGACCAGAACGCGCAATTGGCCTATGACGTGTACATCCACCGGCTGCGCAAGTACGTCGGGGCCTACCTCGCGGTGCTCGGCCGCGCCGATGTCATCAGCTTTACCGCGGGGGTGGGCGAGAACGACGCCGCGGTGCGCCGCGACGCCCTGTCAGGGCTGACGGGCCTCGGTATCGAGATCGACGAAGGACTCAACGCCGAACGGTCCAAGCAGGCCCGCCGCATCTCGACTCCGGACTCGCCGGTGACCGTGCTGGTGGTGCCGACCAACGAGGAGTTGGCCATCGCCCGCTCGTGTGCCGACGTGGTCACCTCCTGACCGTCCGCGGGGTCAGAACGTGCTCATGGGCCGGACGCTGTTGGCCAAGTCGACCAGTGCGTAGCGGTGCGACTGCGTCGGCGCCACCCGGGCCAGCGCCCGCAGCGAGGCTTCGACGCCGAGCTTGAGCCCGTGTTCGGTGAACGGGAAGCCGAGGATGTGGTTGCTGCTGGCGGTGTTGTCGGCCAGCCAGTCCATCGCGGTGCCCAGCACGAGCGCCCGGATCTGCAGCACGCGCGGCTCGGTGTCGGGCAGGGCCTCCACGCGGCGCGCGGCATCGCGGATGTGCTGTTCGGTGATGGCGCTGGCCGAACGTCCCGACAACAGCGTCACCGCACTGGTCAGCCGGGCCGTGGTGAAATGCCGTGACGTGGGCGGCACCGCGTCGAGGGTCCGCACGGCGCGATCCCGTTCGCCTGCAACGGATTCCGCGCGAGCCAAGCCGAAACCGGCCGAGATCACGCCGTTGTCGGTGGACCACACGGTCTTGTAGAACTTGAGTTCATCTGCGGTGCCTGCGAGTTCGGCCGTCGCGGCCAGCGCGAGCTTGGGCGCCAGCTCGCCGGGCAGCGTGTCGAGGACTTCGGTGAAGTGCTTTGTCGCCGAATCGTAGTCCGCGGACAGCATCTCGGCGACAGCTCGGAACCAGACCAGCCGCCACCGCCAGCCGACCCGCTCGGCCAGGTCGTCGAGCTTGCGGGTTGCCTTGGCCACGTCGCCGAGATCGAGCAGCGCCCTGGCCTCCATGAGCGGCAGCTCGACGGACTGGGACAGGTCGATGCCTTCGGAGTCCAGTGCGCCGTGCCGCGCCGCCCGCAATTGGTCGAGGGTGTGCACGGGCTCGCTGAGCACGCTCGCCGACAGTACGGGCGCCCCGACATCGGTGCGGTCCACCAGCGGTACGGGCAGAGCCCGGACGATTTCCTGCGCCGTGAGCTTCTCCGAATGCA
Proteins encoded:
- a CDS encoding acetate kinase, with the translated sequence MTVLVINSGSSSLKYAVVKPDTGEFLADGIVERIGEGPIADHDAALRAAFDALAAEGLHLDELGLVAVGHRVVHGGQTFYRPTVIDDALVAKLEELSPLAPLHNPPALLGIQVARKLLPELPHIAVFDTAFFHDLPEAASTYAIDHDLAQQWKIRRYGFHGTSHEYVSRQAAEFLGKPHDSLNQIVLHLGNGASASALSGGRPVDTSMGLTPMEGLVMGTRSGDVDPGVIMYLWRTAGMSVEEIETLLNRRSGVLGVGGQNDFRKLHELIESGDQNAQLAYDVYIHRLRKYVGAYLAVLGRADVISFTAGVGENDAAVRRDALSGLTGLGIEIDEGLNAERSKQARRISTPDSPVTVLVVPTNEELAIARSCADVVTS